From Candidatus Dependentiae bacterium, one genomic window encodes:
- a CDS encoding sulfotransferase domain-containing protein has translation MKRFQRVSLLVIFFTTFNLLFCVPAGVMYTLSNGRFGDNILAYAHAAYIAHTHDLPLYYTSFAYSNQLALHINKQAAPRHISSKDAIFITDGCLSKVKKNILYVVRYYSEYLGLYDSVVTDPVFEQKVKEDIKPIKLIPSLNLPIDCITVAVHVRKSGCKWDGYCKPNPNQFYTQEDLNNAVGKELPPKKYADQFWPLKFPPDQYYIDQLKALSELLDDPPLYVYLFTDYPDPQSLVEKYMYYLNKPNVEFSCRKKGNSHDRNVLEDFFAMAQQFDCFIRSGSNFGWAAQFIGNHKIVFTADHARWVGDILTVDKASIVIRDGNQFKRMSVEDVTKQDLLMHASKDILDKAALSHFTPIPIKEMNLEQFYNDMQPRTYLLSFPISGNTWLRYCIEFLTKRPTLQKYHSIDYVAKIEKNVNCPLGYTFDLGTDMSLPCIWKVHDLGYLQSFGDCDPKSETLIFLLRNPKEVLLRNYCGDAKQFNTFFEQHHGKDLLSQKDLKSAKFASYFQGLRIYDGWNSEKRLLIHYEDLIMRPRAVFYRLLSFLGCDDRYIDSFFQDYDNHKKRVLSIYNKQLPGSVSGGNDILCYSKQIDPIERKRMDKTIEKAYPRLWHVYLKVRYSEEVLYEQNLYD, from the coding sequence ATGAAGCGCTTTCAAAGAGTAAGTTTGTTAGTTATTTTTTTTACCACCTTTAATTTGCTTTTTTGTGTACCGGCTGGAGTGATGTATACATTAAGTAATGGGCGCTTTGGAGATAATATTTTAGCCTATGCACATGCAGCATATATTGCGCATACACATGATCTTCCACTATATTACACCTCCTTTGCTTATTCTAATCAATTGGCTTTGCATATAAACAAACAGGCTGCACCGCGACATATTTCAAGCAAAGATGCCATTTTTATAACAGATGGTTGTTTGAGCAAAGTAAAAAAAAATATATTGTATGTTGTTCGCTATTATTCTGAATACCTAGGGCTCTATGATTCTGTTGTGACAGATCCTGTTTTTGAGCAAAAGGTGAAAGAGGACATAAAGCCTATCAAACTAATTCCCTCTCTTAATCTACCAATAGATTGTATTACTGTTGCTGTGCATGTTAGAAAAAGTGGGTGTAAGTGGGATGGTTATTGTAAACCAAACCCAAATCAATTTTACACACAAGAAGATCTTAATAATGCTGTCGGAAAAGAATTGCCGCCAAAGAAGTACGCCGATCAGTTTTGGCCGCTTAAATTTCCACCAGATCAATATTATATCGATCAGTTAAAGGCATTATCAGAACTACTTGATGACCCCCCGCTCTATGTGTATTTATTTACAGACTATCCTGATCCTCAATCGCTTGTAGAAAAATATATGTATTATTTGAATAAACCGAATGTTGAGTTTTCTTGCAGAAAAAAGGGTAATAGTCATGATCGAAATGTGCTAGAAGATTTTTTTGCTATGGCACAGCAATTTGATTGTTTTATACGATCTGGTTCAAATTTTGGCTGGGCAGCGCAATTTATTGGTAATCATAAAATAGTATTCACTGCGGATCATGCACGGTGGGTTGGCGATATTTTGACGGTTGATAAAGCAAGTATTGTTATACGTGACGGCAATCAGTTTAAGCGCATGTCTGTTGAAGATGTTACAAAACAAGATCTTTTGATGCATGCAAGTAAAGATATTCTTGATAAAGCAGCGCTTTCTCATTTTACCCCGATACCAATTAAAGAAATGAATCTCGAGCAGTTTTATAATGATATGCAGCCTCGAACCTATTTACTCTCATTTCCAATTTCTGGTAATACGTGGTTGCGATACTGCATAGAATTTTTAACAAAAAGACCAACTCTACAAAAATACCATTCAATAGATTACGTAGCTAAAATCGAGAAAAACGTTAATTGTCCTTTGGGATATACGTTTGATCTGGGTACTGATATGTCATTACCGTGTATATGGAAAGTACACGATCTTGGTTATTTGCAATCTTTTGGTGATTGCGACCCAAAAAGTGAGACTTTGATATTTTTGTTACGCAACCCTAAAGAAGTGTTGCTGCGTAATTACTGCGGTGATGCAAAGCAGTTTAACACATTTTTTGAACAACATCATGGGAAAGACTTGCTCTCTCAAAAAGATTTGAAATCAGCAAAGTTTGCATCCTATTTCCAGGGGCTGCGTATTTATGATGGATGGAATTCAGAAAAAAGGTTACTTATTCATTATGAGGACCTTATAATGCGTCCGCGAGCAGTATTTTATCGCTTACTTTCCTTTTTGGGTTGCGATGACAGGTATATTGATAGTTTTTTTCAAGATTATGATAATCATAAAAAAAGAGTTCTTTCTATTTATAATAAGCAGCTTCCAGGGTCTGTAAGCGGTGGAAATGATATTTTATGCTACTCAAAACAAATAGATCCAATTGAGCGAAAACGAATGGATAAAACAATAGAGAAAGCATATCCTCGTTTATGGCATGTATACCTAAAGGTTAGATATAGTGAAGAAGTATTATATGAGCAAAATTTGTATGACTAG